The Chanos chanos chromosome 3, fChaCha1.1, whole genome shotgun sequence genome segment TCTCATTCGATCCAGAATTTTAAACTAGAGGGCCAAACCATATGAGTTAGATACTGGTATACTGGGTCCATcaatatatatgtttgtataccATGTCCATTTACGCACATGAGCAAAACAACATTTGCACTGATTATCTAAACACAACGTCAGCAACAATAAATGATGAACTGAACgtgaaataaaatacagagtAACGATACAGGACAATGAAAATGCAGCTGCAATATGTCTTGACCAGGGCAATTCTAAGATAATGTGAGAACCTGAAGGTAGAGCTGTTTGGTGTGCCATGACTGGGGCAAAGGCCCGCCCCACTTAAACAGGTTCCCCATCCGGTTCCACGCCAGGAAGGCTGGGCCTGTGAAAAAGTCATCCAGCTCTGTCTGATTCAGCCCCAGAGACAGGTACACCTGCACCAGCAAGTGAGCAATGTATGTTAGTGTATGCGGAAACGAGACTCACATttcaaacagtcatttttaacgctctctttcatttctctctctctctctctctctctctctctctctcgcacatacacacacacagacaccacacacacacacacacacacacacacactcaaacacactcaaacacactctactTTAGTCTCTCACCTCCTGCCATAGTGCCTCTTGTCCAGTGAATGCCAGGGGGAGGTTAATGCCATTCAGTGCCATCCAGTCTATCTCCCTTTGCCATCTGGGCCAGTCCCACCACACGGTAGAGTAGCTCTGAGTGCACACATTCTGATAGTATCTGAACctgatataaaacacacacgcacacacacacacacacaaacacacgcatatataAAGGCTTTGTCAccctggttgtgtgtgttctctgtagTGTTTAACAACGTGATTATTAGTGAGTCATACGGTGTGACAGTAATAAGAGACTGTACACCTGTTTTCACCCCATCTCTCAGGAACATTCTGCCTGTCCTTATTTCTGGATCTACTCGTGCAGGGTCTGaggtcacacactcacagtgtgtgcATCAATTCATAAAgtggcgagtgtgtgtgcgttggtgtttgtgtttgtgtgtgtgtgtgtgtgtgtgtggtgcatagCTCATGCCTGCCCATGCGGTGCTaatgacacactctctctctcacacacacacacacacacacacacgcacgcacgcacacacacgcacacacacacgcaattacaaccacacaaaaacacgctCAAACAATAGCCAAGGACTTGAAAGGCTCCGACCATCACACTAGTGCTCATGCAAGCCAGAGTACACATTCACGGAACGGGGTACTAACAATGCCACAATTTTTCATCAGTCTACAAGTGACAGAACATGGGCAAAACCATTCCGATCAGAGAGACTTCACGagatacaacacaaacaagcatgcCTGGATAGAGGATACCCCTCCAAATTGTGGGGCCTACTTGGAGTGTAGAAACCTGCagtccataaataaataaataaataaataaataaataaataaataaataaataaataaaggtgaCAGCTAAAGTTTCTGTCTAACTGAATAACATAATATAATCCTGGTTACAGATCTTACATCTGCCTACACCTGCACATTATTTATGAAATAGCTATTGGTTGTTACAGTAATAAAAATGGTTATTGAAAATACAtaattataaatacatataagtacacacaaaaactgaacagaactgaaaatgaattgtcTGGATCCCTCCTGAAATGTTTCAGACTGTTCTGTGAGGAATACATAGGTTTTGAAACAAGTCgaagaaaataaaactgtaaacagtATTCACTAGTCCTGGTAACTGGTTTGTTGAATTGATTGACGTGGAGTACAGCATAATCACATACTGCAAAGTTTTGAATAGTCTAAAGCTGGTCCTGTCCATGCATATAGGAACATTCTTCCAGAAATGATGGTACAAATGTGAATGTCTGACAGTAAGTGCAAGGGATATCTCAGTTCATTCTTGTCATGACTCACAGATAAGCATTCATAGACTGACACTGCCCAGTGAACCACAATCCACCATAAAACGTTAAtaaacttctttaaaaaaagtttgCCATCTCCTGACAACGTTTAGCTAAGTAATCACAACTTCAGTTTGTGCACTGATGGCTGAAAAGGTATTTTGAGTCAATTTTtgattacaaaaagaaaaaaaagcgctatacaaataaacttgaaacttcagTTTGTTCATGACACACTAATAAGCTCATGTATTACGAGAACGAGATCAACTCGTTTCAGTGATCGTTTTCACAGAGTAGCTGGTAAACTATAGCCTACTCCATTGCGGTATCTTCGACAAAGCATACAAAACTCTGCAATATAATGTAACTTCGGTGTAATTTCATGTATTTACATTAACGAGTGGTTGTCCGTAATTGTCCAGCTCCCGTTCCTATACCTCAGTAATACATTTTGGGTTTTTAAAATGGACAACATTTCAGCAACTTACACTCAAAGTGCATCTCTCTTTTCACGATATCATTTGAACTATGTCATATTTACCTGTCACTCAGCCtacctgtgctgtgtgttgattCGCAGAACACCGGTGAGCCGAGGCAAGGGATGAGGAACATTTAGTTGATCTCCAGACCAAGAGACATGACAGTTGCAGAAGTACTTCAGATAGTTGTATATCCCTGTTGCAACTGCTACCCCCGTGCTCCCAACGGCTATGATCTTGTTGTTTTTCGCTGACCGGAGCTCACAGACGTCCAGACTGTCATTAGACAACGTACGGTTGACGGATACAATGAAATCTCTGGACCTGCTCCCTAAAAGCCGCTTTAAGAGGTCCGCCACAGCTCTGGTTTGAGTTTTATCGCTCGCGTTCGGTCTTAGATGCGACAAGGAGCGGAATTCACAGTCAGCggagtaaacaaaacacactatCATGAGACAGACGAGTGGAAATAAACGGTGCCAACGGTGAGTCATTTTCACAGACTCTAACTTGCATTCATCAGGTCAGGCCAAGTAACCTAAACAAGAGTCAACACTTTTGGTCATCCGAAGCCGCATCAATGAACAGGAAGCATTGGGTTTGTTACAAGTCCGATGTCCAATCACTGTACAGCCTGGGCGGGCTGTGTTGACGCTTTAGCCAATCACAATGACGAATCTGAGAAGTAATAAAAAACATTGTGTTAATGTCACATGATTCATTCTGAATCGGGTAGTGAAAGTTAAAatctgtgtgctgtggtttcTTGCTATCAAATACGCGCCCCTTGAGCAGAACGAGCGGAAAGAAGCATCTGAGACAGAattaacaatgaaaaacaaaaaaaaaacaaaaaaaaaaacaggctagtCTAACTAATACATAGAATGTCACAATCGTGTTGAAGTTGACTGTTCTCTAAGATCTCTCTTGTGTAGATTCAGTGGAGATTGCAATAAGATAAGATTAGATAAGATGAGATAAGATAGAACTTTATTCTTCCCGAGGGAAATTCTTGTACCAATGGTTGCCCGAGAAAAACAGCCTAAACCTTACAACAACataggaataaaaaaaacaatagagtaataaataaagtaatgacATGACACCAGTGCCTAATAGAACAACCATAAAAAGTGAGATAATTTAGTAGAAAGTAAGTGCACTAAAATACAAAGTTGAATAAGTTGAAAAGTCAATCGTTACACACTTAACAGTAGAGATCACTTTTACTGACAGACAGCATTTACTGAATATCACCATAGAGGATTCACAGATCTCTCCACAACAATGTGCTTTCCTCCTCAAGCTTTATCCCAATATGTCACTGTATGAGACTGTACAGTCCCAGTTCTTTAACAAAAATGCCCTCAGATGGCATCATTGCTGTGTCAGATCCTATGTAGGCCATGCCCAATACTTCCTCTATCTTTTCAGGAACTGGAAATACTTCTGAGCAGCTGCAATACCATTGCATAGTTTCATGTCCTTTGTTCTTGTGCTATTTTCCAAACACCCTCACTGATCAGTCAGGATTAAGAATTCAACAgcatcaaaaaataaaacaacgtAAACTCAGTGAGACTAAAGTTATTATGGGCATCCATGTAGTGTAAAATGTAATACCcagtttatttttatacacTTCAGTCAAGTTTCTCATCAATAGTTTTCATTAAACgcactaaaaataaataaacatttacagtaTTCTCTGCTTCAAGTGGTAGGAATATGTTTGGATGCAACGCACTGTATGTCAACAGTGTCATGCATCCAAACAGAACATATTActcctgtttgtgttgttgcaATTGTGGACATAAAATCTCAGAGAGAAGCAAATGTTAACTGTCTGTCAAGGTCTAACCCATATTACACAGGGTCACTGTAGAATCCACAGTAATCCCAAACTTTGCATAGAGGGGCTCAGTGAATGTAGCAAGGAATGTGTGTAGAAGGATCAGTGTGTCACTGGAGatgctgtagaaggacagagtgcCAGCATCCCAGTctagatacactcctactctggtAGAAGGACTCGGATGAGAAAGAGTTGCAATTATTTTACCgttatgaaagaaagagaagccgTCCTTACTGCATGACATGTTAAATGATTTGTGATCCATTCCCAATATGCCACTGTCCATaccaaaatatttacaagtgATTCCTACATCGACAACAgttccactccactccacctcccagtaacagcgttcaGTCAGAGCCTCTTTACACAGGACTTGAGGATAGACTTTAAATTTGTTAGGATGATGAATGTATGGAAGCTCTATTGGACTCCATGTcgctctcctgttctcctcagacagagagaggcttctgtgtgctgtgttttggtcCAGTGTGAGCTGACGGCCATCTGTAGAGAAGAAGATAGCTATCACTGTAATTTCATCATGGTGAATTTTGGAGTCACAAAGCATCACTGCTGTTTAGATGTAAAGACATGTAGAAATACTCAATTAAAAATTACAATTCAAGTGGCTGTTGGATGATTTTATTTACTTAGCAACAGGGTCTGCTGCTTCTTCATCTCTTCAATTGAATTCATCTTCAGTAAATATTGTCATAGTATAAATTTAGACTCACATTTCCTTGGTCCAGGTTTCACCCAGCACACACCACTATGATCCAATCTGCCAGGAATAAAGAACAGATAGATTGAATGGGAGGTGTAGAATCTAAACTACACCACATCAGCGATGGAGGTCAATACACTTACTCCAGTTTCTCTAGTCTacagtgtggatcctccagCAGAGCAAAGAGTGTATTTACTCCTGAGTTTTCtaggtgattgtagctcagatccagctctctcaggtgtgtgggGTTTGAAATCAAAGCTGaggccagagaaacacagccttcttctgtgATTAGACAACCTGACAGCCTGAAGAGACAGGCAAGATATAGCATTGGATACAGGATTAATTAGAGAACATGTGTCAAGGTGAGCACCTGAAAAGCTTAACTAAGTTCTCTGCTTACCCCAATTTCTCTAGTTTACACTGTGGACTGCCCAGTCCTGCAGAGAGCAGCATCACTCCTGAATTCTGCAGGTCATTGTCTCTGAGCTCCATCTCTCTTAGGTTAGAATGGGGAGATCTCAGGACAAGGGCCAGATCTTCACAGCATCCCTCAGTGAGACCACACCAACTCAGGCTATGGAAGGACGGAGAAGAGTAAGGCAAGAGTAAAGGAGATTTAAGATGAATGTTGTTTGTCATTCAGGTATGTCCTGAACGAGCCTGGTTGTTCACAGCACTACTAATGACACAAGAAGAGTCACAAACTGTCAAACACTCTAGTAATGACCAGGACGTTAAGCACATTCTCAATCCCTGAACCAGAAAATTATGAAAAAACCATTCAGCTCTTTGACCTGGACAGTCTCAGCGTTGCACTTAGCCTCATAATCATATTTGTGTATTATTTAAGAGACCCACAGCCTGTGTGTAAGCTCAGAGCTGGTATGCCAGACTGCGTTTAAGGATTTCAGTGAGGTCTGTGAGATTTGCCTTCAGTGCCAGTTTTACTCAGAATAGAGTTGTTGGCTCTAGTTTTTAAATAGGTTGGAACACATCCAGGGAATATAACATTGACAATCCTGAAACTGGATCAGGGAGCAGGGGGGAGCTGATCAGGGAGTAGCTGTAAAGCTGTTGGTCACTTTTGTGATGTAGAGTGAGTCTCCTGGCTTACATTTTAAGAAACTGATATGAAAGGTAATTCAAAGATCATAACATTCTGATCATTAGATAAAGACAAGATGTGAGTAACCTTTCACCAGACCAAATCGAATTACACGGAAAAATGTTGATTCTTTCTCAGAATGAGCAGTATCAGAGGGCTCATCtctaatgaataaatatgaagaTGTTTTTGATGCACTAAAGTTTAAAGCGTAGGGACACTCAtatccacacactcaccctaGTTTCTGTAGTTTACACTTTGGACTCATCAGCCCAGTACAGAGCAGCTTAACTCCTGAATCTGTCAGGTTATTGTGGctgagatccagttctctcaggggtgAGTTCCCAGTCTGGAGAGCTGAGGCCACAGTTACCCAGGCCCCCAAGGAAAGATTACAATGATCCATCCTGAAGAGAAGCAATTAAAAGTGTATTCAGTTTTAAACACAAATACTTTCACGATATGCCTACTGGCTGTACCCTGACGAACACTGTCTCCATATAagagatttgtttatttgattataCGTCATTCTAGTAAGTTCTCATTTTGTCAAACCTATAGCAGATGATTGCTCTAAACCATTTATTAACACAGTACTTCATGATCATATAGACCATTCTGATTTCTGAGTCGATATAATTACCTGACACTCCTGCAGGTCCTCAGTACTGGTAGTAGCCTCTGCTGACCTACTGCTGATGTTTTGTAcatcttcaggtcaaactcatccagcacctcctctgacatcagtaGCACATAGACCAGAGCTGAACACTGGTGTGGTTCCAGCTCTTTATCTGAGAGGGTTCCAGATCTGAAGGCAGTTTGGATTTCCTCCACAAGAGAATTGTCTTTCAGCTCATTCAAACAATGGAACAGACTGATGATTGTCTCTGGTGAAGATTCCGTCTTTATCCACTCATTGATACACATAGTTGTTTTTGTCATGCTCTGCTCACACTTTTCTGAGCAGCTTCCTGATATGAGTTGTTGAAGGACAGACTGGCAGGAGATCAGAGTGAGACCGAGAAGAAAGCTTAGTAAGAGATCCAGGTATCCACTCTTACTCTGTAAGACCTTCTTCGCTGCACTTCGGTGAAGGTCAGAAAGTTTAAACTCATGTTttccatccattttttttcctgtgaaaacatttttgttctcaTTCATACATGTAACATTTGCATACAATGCAGCAAGATACTCCTGAATGCTCAGATGTCCAAAGCAGAAAACCTTCTCCCTGTACAATCCcaactcctctctaaagatctcTGTGCACACTGAAGAGTACTCTGAAGCTTTattcacatcaatgccacactctctcaggtcctCTTCATAGAATATCAGATTACCCTTCTCCAGCTGTTGGAAAGCCAGTTTTCCTAATTTCAGAAtcatctctttgtctgattCAGACAGCTTCTTTGAGATACCCACTCTGGCTCCATGGCTCTTCTTATTCTTCAAACTGatctgaatgagcaggaagtgagtgtacatctcagtcagtgtTTTGGGGATTTCACCAGTACCTGCATCACTCATCAAGTTCtcaagcacagtggctgaaagcCAACAGAAGACCGGTATGTGGCACTTGACATAGAGGCTACTTGATGACcttatgtgtgtgatgattctgTTTGCCAGGctctgatcactgattctcttcctgaagtATTCCTCCTTCTGAGGGTCACTGAACCCACGGATCTCTGTGACCCTATGGATATACTCAGgagggatctgattggctgctgctggttgggaggttatccagaggagagcagaggggagcAGATTCcctttgatgaggtttgtcagcagCACATCCACTGAGGTTGACTTTGTCACATCACAGCAAACCTCATTGTTCTGGAAATCTAAAGGAAAACGATACTCATCCAGACCATCAAAAATTAATAGCAGCTTCATTTTTTCATCCTCGATGTCTTTTATCTCTTTCAGTTCTGGAGCATAGTGATGAAGTAGCTGGATGAGACTATAGTTCTCTTTCTTCAGATTAAGATCCCTGAAAGGTAGAGGGACTATGACTGTGATGTCTTGATTGGCTTTTCCTTCAGCCCAGTcgagaatgaacttctgcacagagacagtctttCCAATTCCAGCGATTCCCTTTGTCAGCActgttctgatttgttttctttggacAGGAA includes the following:
- the LOC115806353 gene encoding NLR family CARD domain-containing protein 3-like; translation: MGVTWSTGSPSERFENVDSASTVGFTEKCEEVDSSPKTSQTREHMEESTVIKNSPSGIIDTESEFTDSGATEDLFQSDMYDPWTKVKETTTEKLMQHFKYINEGRSNEGKPTLLNEVYTELYITEGGSGKANDEHEIRWVEMISKRQNTHYCPIKPSDIMKILPVQRKQIRTVLTKGIAGIGKTVSVQKFILDWAEGKANQDITVIVPLPFRDLNLKKENYSLIQLLHHYAPELKEIKDIEDEKMKLLLIFDGLDEYRFPLDFQNNEVCCDVTKSTSVDVLLTNLIKGNLLPSALLWITSQPAAANQIPPEYIHRVTEIRGFSDPQKEEYFRKRISDQSLANRIITHIRSSSSLYVKCHIPVFCWLSATVLENLMSDAGTGEIPKTLTEMYTHFLLIQISLKNKKSHGARVGISKKLSESDKEMILKLGKLAFQQLEKGNLIFYEEDLRECGIDVNKASEYSSVCTEIFREELGLYREKVFCFGHLSIQEYLAALYANVTCMNENKNVFTGKKMDGKHEFKLSDLHRSAAKKVLQSKSGYLDLLLSFLLGLTLISCQSVLQQLISGSCSEKCEQSMTKTTMCINEWIKTESSPETIISLFHCLNELKDNSLVEEIQTAFRSGTLSDKELEPHQCSALVYVLLMSEEVLDEFDLKMYKTSAVGQQRLLPVLRTCRSVSLSWCGLTEGCCEDLALVLRSPHSNLREMELRDNDLQNSGVMLLSAGLGSPQCKLEKLGLSGCLITEEGCVSLASALISNPTHLRELDLSYNHLENSGVNTLFALLEDPHCRLEKLELDHSGVCWVKPGPRKYGRQLTLDQNTAHRSLSLSEENRRATWSPIELPYIHHPNKFKVYPQVLCKEALTERCYWEVEWSGTVVDVGITCKYFGMDSGILGMDHKSFNMSCSKDGFSFFHNGKIIATLSHPSPSTRVGVYLDWDAGTLSFYSISSDTLILLHTFLATFTEPLYAKFGITVDSTVTLCNMG